In a genomic window of Coregonus clupeaformis isolate EN_2021a chromosome 27, ASM2061545v1, whole genome shotgun sequence:
- the LOC121541111 gene encoding interleukin-1 beta: protein MDFDLADALPSSYSESMEFDTEYRLPDAKSGPQMESCGLHTGLSLDLEVIHQRGVGMREVAHLVIALHRMKNPFQKSDSTQTPLGMECTDEQFCSIIMDNLVEECVMVPNQKPVGAVTKKATGTFERMGSPKQYTLCDGHQKSLMYCPKTMKLQAVTMKGGNNRRARFNLSRYSNICTTINKALPVVLGINNWNLSCSKQTGSETPVLQLECCEDQLTTISAQEDTVRFLFYKRITGISLTTFESAMYPGWFISTSLEPSQPIELCQKQDVGKLTTFMVNN from the exons ATGGACTTCGATTTGGCTGATGCGCTGCCGAG CTCATATTCGGAGAGTATGGAGTTTGATACCGAATACCGCCTGCCTGATGCGAAG AGTGGACCACAGATGGAGAGCTGTGGGCTGCACACAGGCCTGAGCCTCGACCTGGAGGTTATCCATCAGCGTGGGGTAGGCATGAGAGAGGTGGCTCACCTGGTGATTGCGCTGCACAGGATGAAAAACCCCTTCCAGAAGTCCGACTCCACACAAACTCCCCTGGGCATGGAGTGCACCGACGAACAGTTTTGCAGCATCATCATGGACAACCTGGTGGAAG AGTGTGTGATGGTCCCGAACCAGAAGCCAGTGGGAGCAGTGACCAAAAAGGCTACGGGGACCTTCGAGCGGATGGGCAGCCCCAAGCAGTATACCCTGTGTGACGGTCACCAGAAGAGCCTGATGTACTGTCCCAAAACCATGAAGCTGCAGGCCGTCACAATGAAGGGAGGCAACAACCGGAGAG cGAGGTTCAACCTCTCCAGGTATAGTAATATCTGCACCACCATCAATAAGGCCCTACCAGTTGTCTTGGGGATTAACAACTGGAACCTGTCCTGCTCCAAGCAGACAGGCAGCGAAACCCCTGTCCTACAGTTGGAG tgcTGTGAGGACCAGTTAACAACCATCAGCGCTCAGGAAGACACAGTTCGCTTCCTCTTCTACAAGAGAATCACTGGCATCTCCCTGACCACCTTTGAGTCGGCCATGTACCCGGGCTGGTTCATCAGCACCTCACTGGAGCCAAGCCAGCCCATAGAGCTGTGTCAGAAACAGGACGTCGGAAAGCTCACCACCTTCATGGTCAACAACTAA